A genomic stretch from Deltaproteobacteria bacterium includes:
- a CDS encoding chemotaxis protein CheW, with amino-acid sequence MKPDADTKILLVEDASTMRKMEIKILKQLGYQNIIEAVDGRDALEKLGEEKGIQLIISDWAMPNMDGLELLKSVRSEEAYKHIPFIMATGQGDKEYVAMALEAGANGVVAKPFTPEDLGTQIKEAFGIKVEPEETGERLPRVDEEGKVRLRIAHIQITDHLTLGIMKDMIETGQKNPDHFALETLCMPGWNPVQRALEKGNVDAAFILAPTAMDLFNYGVPLRLIMFTHRNGSILVRTRSQEYRKPFQQFFKHKTFFIPHKMSIHNMLAHMYFTQMGLKPGLAGKEAVNVLFDVVPPVKMPEFLSENPQSCGFMVAEPIGSRAIAAGIAERQILSSELWDNHPCCVAVFREEFMGKYPDAVHEFSHMLVEAGRFIGENPDRASEIAVKFLDPDGQLGLKSSLLKSVLTDPKGIRTDNLFPVLEDLDAIQRYMTQKMGIGRIIDLESFVDTRFAEEAHKDLPAPSRTIGPMDKPELTYSIQGDADGEERETPAPLDRFQAVQAEQPTISREGKYLTFGIGDERYGIGILDVREIIGMMPIRPIPQMPEHMKGVINLRGKVIPVIDLRLKFSMEPLDYTDRTCIIVVEVAGLTGSSLMGIVVDKVWEVTEIKEEEVEDAPSFGRSVNTGYILGLAKRSEGVTILLDIDELLQREGTVELANVA; translated from the coding sequence ATGAAACCCGACGCCGATACCAAGATATTGCTTGTTGAAGATGCTTCAACCATGCGGAAGATGGAAATCAAGATCCTTAAGCAACTCGGATACCAAAATATCATCGAGGCCGTGGACGGCCGGGACGCCCTGGAAAAACTCGGGGAAGAAAAGGGCATCCAGCTCATAATCAGCGATTGGGCCATGCCCAACATGGACGGGCTCGAACTACTTAAAAGCGTCCGCTCGGAGGAGGCTTACAAACACATTCCTTTCATCATGGCCACAGGCCAGGGAGACAAGGAATACGTTGCCATGGCCCTCGAGGCCGGGGCCAACGGGGTTGTGGCGAAGCCTTTCACACCGGAGGACCTGGGCACTCAAATCAAAGAGGCCTTCGGGATCAAGGTGGAACCTGAAGAAACCGGAGAAAGACTTCCGAGAGTAGACGAGGAAGGGAAGGTCCGGCTCCGAATCGCCCACATACAAATCACCGATCACCTCACACTCGGGATCATGAAGGATATGATCGAAACCGGGCAAAAGAATCCTGACCATTTCGCCCTTGAGACCTTGTGCATGCCGGGCTGGAACCCGGTTCAACGGGCCCTTGAAAAGGGAAATGTGGATGCTGCATTCATTCTCGCCCCAACGGCCATGGATCTTTTTAACTACGGGGTACCGCTCAGGCTGATCATGTTCACCCACAGAAACGGCAGTATCCTGGTGCGGACCCGTTCTCAAGAATACCGCAAGCCTTTCCAGCAGTTCTTCAAGCACAAGACCTTTTTTATCCCCCACAAGATGTCCATTCATAACATGCTGGCCCACATGTATTTCACCCAGATGGGTCTCAAGCCCGGTCTGGCCGGAAAGGAGGCTGTAAACGTTCTTTTCGACGTCGTCCCGCCGGTAAAAATGCCCGAGTTCCTATCGGAGAATCCCCAAAGTTGCGGGTTCATGGTGGCCGAACCCATCGGGTCCAGGGCCATAGCGGCAGGTATTGCGGAACGCCAGATCCTCTCAAGCGAACTCTGGGACAACCACCCTTGTTGTGTGGCCGTCTTTCGGGAGGAGTTCATGGGAAAGTACCCTGACGCCGTCCATGAATTCAGCCATATGCTGGTGGAAGCTGGGCGTTTCATCGGGGAAAATCCGGACCGGGCCTCGGAAATCGCCGTAAAATTTCTGGACCCGGACGGGCAACTGGGACTGAAATCCTCCCTCCTTAAATCCGTGCTAACGGATCCCAAGGGCATCAGGACGGACAACCTCTTTCCCGTCCTGGAAGATCTCGACGCCATTCAGCGATACATGACCCAAAAAATGGGTATCGGGCGTATCATCGACCTGGAATCTTTTGTGGACACCCGGTTTGCAGAGGAAGCCCACAAGGATCTGCCCGCCCCCTCCCGGACTATTGGGCCGATGGACAAGCCCGAACTCACCTATTCGATCCAGGGGGATGCGGATGGAGAAGAGAGGGAAACCCCGGCACCCCTTGATCGTTTCCAGGCCGTCCAGGCGGAGCAGCCCACCATCAGCCGTGAGGGTAAATACCTGACCTTTGGAATCGGGGATGAACGATACGGTATCGGGATCCTGGATGTCCGGGAAATCATCGGTATGATGCCTATTCGACCCATCCCCCAGATGCCCGAACACATGAAGGGAGTCATCAACCTCAGGGGAAAGGTCATCCCGGTTATCGACCTTCGCCTCAAATTCTCCATGGAACCCCTTGATTACACCGACCGGACCTGTATCATCGTGGTGGAAGTGGCGGGCCTTACAGGATCCAGCCTGATGGGAATCGTGGTGGACAAGGTCTGGGAGGTAACGGAAATCAAGGAGGAAGAGGTGGAGGACGCCCCCAGTTTCGGACGCTCCGTCAATACCGGCTACATCCTCGGGTTGGCCAAGAGGTCGGAAGGTGTGACGATTCTCCTGGACATCGACGAACTGCTTCAAAGGGAAGGGACGGTTGAACTCGCAAATGTAGCCTAG